The sequence CTAGCAGGTGATGGTGTGTTTTGCTCAAAGCACATGCTCTTCCTTTTCTTACTGCGTTGGTTAACATATTTCCCATATAACTTTCCACTAGGGCATTTTTTACCCTTGCGCGGAATATAATAGTATTCCTGGCAAATTAGAAAAACAGGTGGCAGAAttagttatattttttaatcaattttataataaatatattaccCGAGCACCATTTTCGTTTGGAAAGAGATTTATAATCTGCTCGAGCAAATTTGCAAAATCCTTGGCTTTTAGTATAATGTCATTTGCTATAACTTCGTCAATAACTATGCTTATGAGGTCGTCACGGTTTCTGTTGGTCAAATGTTGATTTTTTTTGTAGGATTCTAATAAAAGCTTCCCCTTGCAAGTTTGTTGGAGTAAACTTAGTAAATCCTTGTTCAAGAAAGGATAGTTATTAGGGGTATTTAGAtcgaaaataatttattaaacttACTTTGTTGAGACAGTGAGGCGAAGAAGATGATTGACTTGACGGCATAAAGTTATTACTTTGTAACCATTCAGTTACTTTGCTTGGCATCGACATGGTTTCATCATCTATTCCATactattaacaaaataaaatatgtgaacggataaagattttttaagaatttaccAATGTACATACGCACCTCTTttttcttccaaataaataatttCTCTCTAAACTCTACACGTAGACCCAGCGGCGGAATGGCTTCCTGTAGGTCAGCAGCCTTTAGAAATTGCAGGCTTCTGAAAGTTATCTGCGAAGCTGCAGGTCGTTGTCAGATATATGTAATAATAGCAAGTTATTAGCtcgatacaaatatttatttgttaagtAATTACTCACCTTTTAGGAATGGCAAAACGTCGACCAAATCAAACTCTTTCAGCAGCTCTACCAACTTCTCCTCATCCTGATTGTCAACAATTTGTGTGGTAGTAACAACTACTCCTTCTAAATTTGTACACACTTCTTCAGATTCCACGTTCtcgaaattataaataaaatcatCAATTTGCAACGAGTTGTTCATTTTGTCCACAATATATCAAGCAAAatccacaaaataaattttttgtcacAACGGACAGCAAATAAAATCAACTAAACTCAGCAAACTGCTTCTTCTTACTTATGCATGAGCCATACTTTTAAATATGAACATGTTTATGTTTGAACTAAAGTGGTACATTTTTGATTCAAGTATGGAACGTTGTAATCGCACGCAATTTTTAAAATGAATATGTCAATATTAGAATTAAAAATGCAACATTATTAATTCAAATATGAAACATTTTAAAATCTAAAATacactttaattttaaaaatgacatatttaatttaaaaatattttgatttgttttgaaaatcttcatttttaaaataataatgtcCTCGTTAAAAACgtgcatattaaaaataaaaattttatttttgattttaaaatgaaatttttctctgagtgaatgtgttttccacatggaaaataatatcaaaattgcattatatttcaaaataggaaatgtatacttcaaaaaaatgctgtaaatttaacattatttaaatgttaaaaatatttgccttttcattccgatgaatgtaatcgctgttgaggcaaacgagcaaacgcctgatttgattatattcacgcatgcaataagttggttgattttaaatcaatgtcgattatgttcgtttaagcaagtttgatcattgaacacgatcatgttgccgttgTTGCCAAACgatgttgtgttcgatttttgctgttctctgatatgtatgtagatggtcgttaggcaaatttacaaggaaacttctttatgaaattatagtaaaagttaacatgtacatttgtatatttaataaattgcataattattatgaaacagaatatgattaaaatatataagtgttcacttcgtacacaATATGCTTGCAtactaaaaatataatatcaccaacaaagtaaatacgtagcagaattataaagaaatttattaacatagacataaaacatcaaatatttgaattgtaatgacctaaaaaatcaaatgatccggaGGCAAGGGGGGTTTATACCCCCAAaacccccgtcgctacgcccctgacTTGAATGGAGAGATGCGTACGAGGCGTCAggtgcatgaaagcgacaaagcatgaaacattgtgaatcaaactaagtgtgatatcttctgcatagacgtaaaatttcaaagtgattggatcacctgatttgtaattgactatcgctgtctcattctgtatctctttctatcaccccctgaagatagccggccctatgcgccgccatattgaacaccctgtcaaaacgctaaaaagtagccatattgaacatcctgtcaggcagttgacagataagatatcacacttagtttgattcacaatggcaCGAAAGTTTCATGTAGCTAGGCGTAACGCAATGTTGGTCGCTAGGCGTAAATACGCCTAGAAAGGAGCAAGaagaagatgtttgtttacaatttttcgtttgaaattaatttttttcacttATGAGCGGTGGTTAaaactttcctttttaattttatacacaaaCTCTTGTATAATGCAATTATACAGCAATTATACAgcataaattaatttgtttaatttttttagaaatatttttctttttgtagccACGCTTGGAAGTAGCTACGTATGCAGATCTTGAAGCGTTGAGAAATTGTAGCTACATGAAATATCTTGTATGCGTATATGATGCGTAACCTCGTGTCCACCTTGCCTAACTATTGACgaaatattttaagcaaatattttgtaacttgaaaccaaatattcaactttttccgacctcaaacatatacatttttttaaatacataaaaagtTTCAGTggacatacaattttgtacatgtattgtgattcgcacttccatataaaaaattttgagcagcactgttTATGAACACACCTCAGGATTTAGGTATAGGGAAGTATACAGAATGTGCATACTTAGAATATACCTCCAAAATCCGAAGTTAGGGTCCAAAATCCCTTTTTCGTAGGCGGAGACATAGTATACTGGaatattactttaaaaatttaaataaaataaattttctagcATGGCTCTATTATTATGCCCCTACAGTAGATATTTTTCAAGGCATGTTgtgaaaaagtgtacctccaacgtctgcacatctatgtcaacgCTAAAAGGGCGCAGAATGTGAATAGGCGGGGCTGTACCAAGGTGGCACCTGGTACAACGaacaaaaacactctcataactagtggctaacatacagagctacagggtaatgttctcccaaaaaatgatttaacaattccctcctcaagCGCAACGCttcaattatacaataaataaaaaaatgaaaaatgtggacttgtagccaatttattaAGAAATTGCGGCGTCGGTTTATAAAGACCTCCTTTGAgaaagcaattgacaaacgtgtatgttttgtcaaaatgatctgagcaaacgtacggacacttaagaaggctatattcccttgctttgcatactccGATCCATGTTTCtcccaccaaaacaattttcgggagctcgaaaaaaacctattaaaacccttcttttctaggctgatatttcgtattaaaatatttcgaaggcatggggctcattttttttcttttttatttaaaataactatgaaagtaatttagtcgtattcgttaatatgaaatccatcaaagaaagtgcgaacgtcaagctgtgaagttgtgttttgatttctactgtgccttattttgtcttaaataaataaatttgtttgtttaaataattattgtgctaaaaataagtgtaaacacgttgtgtactgcattcgcaatttaaagttctgcttttctttactaaaataaattgtatcttaaaaataattgataaagtgtgtatatccatacatacatacatatttgccgagtcactttgcatatttgttgttgcatttgattggcatttacatattttcagttttcaattgttatttgctcgtgcacatttacttcattttcttttaactgccacagctgtttgcattgtgtgttgttaagcgtcagttaatagcgatcttaaactgcacatacagtgatcttcaaactgctcaaacagtgattttcttactgtgatctccaaactattttcactgcctccgtctgtttaatcaattttactttaacttataatgtcttgcaattttgttaactgccaattgaaaggtgataccgagcgtttcgtgtcgtgctggctttgtgatgagcttgctcatatgaagtgcgctagtttgacagcaagggtgtgtgatgcgatcaacgataacaagggtgtgcgttggtcgtgcttgaaatgcagatccaccgaagtggatctttttaagcttttcaaacatacccgaaacgcattctccgaaatcggtaaggaactttctacattaggggataaattaaagtattatgaaaacttgtttaaaactttcaaatgtattaccgattcagctgctaatgctaacagcgacagtcgtgacagcaaacgaaaacgaactgatgtctcggctggcgtattgaccctagaccccgttcaaaacatccagaacccaatggttcctacacctagcacgatagaattaataaacttagcatctccaagtcctcttacagtagagccttcaacatcaaaggcacctccaacaaaactagcagctagaaagaatattgaacctgcaaaccgttctcaggcgactgagcctggaactaggaagttggttgtagtccctcctaaaaaatcgatattcgtgtcaagattcgacagggatactactgaggaggatctgaaatcgtatatcttctcaaaaaggaaaacccatgacgtaacaattcggaaatttaattttagttatgaaagaaacgtatcttcctttagattagatgtacctattgaccattttgacactatcttgagtaacgatttttggccctctggggcacttgtgcgggaatttgaatataggcggaataagagtgttccaaacttggcaaagatccctgttaataacactgagtcaaaaaactgaacgaaaaatctgctttagatatactttaccaaaatgttagaggcttaaacaccaagttaacagaactgtttttaaaatcatttaactcaagctacgatagaattgctttaaccgaaacctggctgaaacctcatgtttttaactcagagatcctctgtaatgactaccagatatatcgaaatgaccgcctgaacagggttggaggtggggttctgcttgctgtacactcttcaataccatctgaagagatttgcgtaaccgccaccgatacaactgagttcttgtgcatacgcacacaactagcaaatatccacatttatttgggcatctgttatatcccgccatcttctgaactgtccgtttatatgaatcacatttccttgctaagaactgttaactcgatgctaaagccttccgattccattattgtcttgggtgacttcaatatgccacacatatcatggtgcatctctgactttaatatcgtaccagtttcgtcaaagtcttccaacaatgaatttctagacggaatgtctgagctgtgccttcaacaaatcaacatccaatcgaataaattcggaagagtgttggatttagcctttgtggatgatgaatctaaatattccattagtcgatgcgaacccattattgaacctgaagatgcttaccacccttccctcaaaatagtttacgaagttgtaaattatgcttgtaacagcggaaataaacgatacgactccagttatcgcttcgactttgcgaaggccaattttaaaaaattaaatcgtgatctatctcgaatagtgtggccaatatttaatgctgatgtggagcaaagcgtttctcacttttacaataccatttactgtctttttgaaaaatacgtacctaagcggatttgtgtacattccgatacaagccaagtatggttcactaaagagctgaaaattttaaagaataaaaagtctcgatctttcaagttgttcaaaaagacgggtttacataaccattacttacagtactcgattctacgctgcaagtattttcaattgaacaaaaagtgttacaaagcttatctttgtaaaatgaaaagaaatataacttgcaacccgaaggcattttacggattcgtaaactctaaacgcagggtgaaagggtttccatcatccatgaaattccaagataatatttccagcgatgatcaagagatcgccgacttctttgcggaatttttcaaatcaaattactctattgagaccaacgttccacctaatgaatacccataccatattgattcatgttattcaatcagagctccatttatatcttcagaagatgtattatcttatttaaaaactttaaaagtatcatattcatacggccccgacaggatcccgacacactttcttaaaaaatgtgccgcaaacatctatcagccgctaacagatttatttaatttatctttaatttatggcgttttcccaacaatatggaaggaatcttttcttattccgcttcataaaaatggaagcaggtcttcaatagaaaactaccggggcatagcaaagttatccgctatcccaaagttatttgaggctattgttacccaccacctaacattccctatttcccccataattgcaagctcgcagcatgggttctgtaagggcaaatcacctatcaccaatttactagaatttaccacccacgtttctaatggatttagaaaaggccttcacactgatgtaatttacaccgat is a genomic window of Eurosta solidaginis isolate ZX-2024a chromosome 4, ASM4086904v1, whole genome shotgun sequence containing:
- the LOC137249573 gene encoding uncharacterized protein; amino-acid sequence: MNNSLQIDDFIYNFENVESEEVCTNLEGVVVTTTQIVDNQDEEKLVELLKEFDLVDVLPFLKASQITFRSLQFLKAADLQEAIPPLGLRVEFREKLFIWKKKEYGIDDETMSMPSKVTEWLQSNNFMPSSQSSSSPHCLNKDLLSLLQQTCKGKLLLESYKKNQHLTNRNRDDLISIVIDEVIANDIILKAKDFANLLEQIINLFPNENGAREYYYIPRKGKKCPSGKLYGKYVNQRSKKRKSMCFEQNTPSPASDNTGAPTENDEVPEIDVTICRALKTSLSRSIADWNEVKDKWQKTFNLRQNDLKELTNIDFLQTWPKYTDSRAPELIYLDFKIMYPGKENCLYSKWDIFTEKIQRFYEVNLHNDFCKQLFSLAKASTKKDTQDYILTTLLNGVLPPSCGKIRKKATIADAQESFVLLLTSINDYELMLKL